One Elaeis guineensis isolate ETL-2024a unplaced genomic scaffold, EG11 Super_Scaffold_1000077, whole genome shotgun sequence genomic region harbors:
- the LOC105037660 gene encoding dirigent protein 22 → MFKLLLLLLTTTTILAQQPYSFLQGQKPATKPHHKKLTHLRFFWHDIVSGRSPTSVPVARAASTNTSSSFFGQVNVIDNPLTEGPAMASKLVGRAQGLYALASQEGIGLLMAMNFAFLDGKYNGSSITVLGRNMVFTAVREMPVIGGSGLFRLAQGYVQAKTYTFDMKNMNAVVEYNCFVLHH, encoded by the coding sequence ATGttcaaactcctccttctactcctcaccaccaccaccatttTGGCCCAGCAACCCTATAGCTTCCTCCAAGGCCAGAAGCCAGCCACGAAGCCCCACCACAAGAAGCTCACCCACCTGCGCTTCTTCTGGCACGACATAGTAAGCGGTCGTAGCCCGACCTCCGTGCCGGTGGCCCGGGCTGCGTCAACAAACACATCAAGCAGCTTCTTCGGCCAAGTGAACGTGATCGACAACCCACTGACGGAAGGCCCGGCGATGGCATCCAAACTCGTCGGCCGTGCGCAGGGACTCTACGCGTTGGCCTCGCAGGAGGGTATAGGCCTTTTGATGGCCATGAATTTTGCTTTCTTGGATGGCAAGTACAACGGGAGCTCGATCACGGTGCTCGGCCGAAATATGGTGTTCACGGCGGTGAGAGAGATGCCGGTCATCGGCGGCAGTGGGCTGTTCCGGCTGGCCCAGGGCTACGTCCAGGCCAAGACCTACACTTTTGACATGAAAAACATGAACGCAGTGGTTGAGTACAATTGCTTCGTCCTCCATCATTAA